The following are encoded together in the Arcticibacterium luteifluviistationis genome:
- a CDS encoding DUF6916 family protein, with amino-acid sequence MKRRKFVNQIGKGLAAISFWVALPTIGNASSLKLANMSVLASTDFDALVGSTVSLVGASGQKHEALLKEIEVVDNGTDDFRNPFVLVWNNLGKPLPEDGLYAFELPNKGLVQAYFMIKSNASSTEQLIENVWN; translated from the coding sequence ATGAAAAGAAGAAAGTTTGTTAACCAAATAGGGAAGGGACTTGCAGCCATTTCGTTTTGGGTTGCTTTGCCTACTATAGGAAATGCTTCTAGTTTGAAACTAGCAAATATGTCGGTACTAGCGTCTACTGACTTTGACGCCTTAGTAGGTTCTACAGTAAGTTTGGTAGGAGCTTCCGGTCAAAAACATGAAGCACTTTTGAAAGAAATAGAGGTTGTGGATAATGGTACTGATGATTTCAGAAACCCATTTGTACTAGTTTGGAACAACTTGGGCAAACCCTTACCAGAAGATGGTCTTTATGCTTTCGAACTTCCAAATAAGGGACTGGTTCAGGCTTATTTTATGATTAAATCAAATGCTTCTTCAACGGAACAATTAATTGAAAACGTATGGAATTAA
- a CDS encoding DUF6916 family protein → MKEVFQKNLNAEVQVLFEPALEMAAQIEELKELDDKGLAFSVLLSTHQKESYYSQGTYEVKFPSGEVVFIFMVPIGPKGDKMLYEAVFN, encoded by the coding sequence ATGAAGGAAGTATTTCAAAAAAATCTTAATGCCGAGGTGCAAGTTTTGTTTGAGCCAGCTCTAGAAATGGCAGCTCAGATAGAAGAATTAAAAGAGTTAGACGACAAAGGGCTGGCTTTTTCGGTTTTGCTAAGTACGCATCAAAAAGAAAGTTACTATAGTCAAGGAACATACGAAGTGAAGTTTCCATCAGGAGAGGTGGTTTTCATTTTTATGGTTCCCATAGGGCCCAAAGGAGATAAAATGCTTTACGAAGCTGTATTTAATTAA
- a CDS encoding GNAT family N-acetyltransferase yields the protein MISEGITYRSIKDADLPFLKEVYASTREEEMGMLVQWSEAEKEAFIDQQFGSQHSHYQTHFGDGNFDVILQGEVKVGRLYLRENEAEILIIDIAILSKYRRQGIGNFILKNIIEEAFQKKKPVKIHVEKNNPALSLYYRLGFKAIEDKGVYLYMEKSYEGSISKKS from the coding sequence TTGATTAGTGAAGGCATAACATATCGATCAATTAAAGATGCTGACCTGCCCTTTTTAAAGGAGGTTTATGCTTCTACCAGAGAAGAAGAAATGGGTATGCTGGTGCAATGGTCGGAGGCAGAAAAAGAAGCTTTCATTGACCAGCAGTTTGGTAGTCAGCATAGTCATTATCAAACGCATTTTGGTGATGGTAATTTTGATGTGATTTTACAAGGTGAAGTTAAAGTAGGAAGGCTGTATCTAAGAGAGAATGAAGCAGAAATTCTAATTATTGATATAGCCATTTTGTCAAAGTATAGACGCCAGGGTATTGGAAACTTTATTCTGAAAAATATTATAGAGGAGGCTTTTCAAAAGAAGAAGCCAGTTAAAATACATGTAGAAAAGAATAATCCCGCTCTCTCACTTTATTATCGATTGGGCTTTAAAGCCATAGAAGACAAAGGGGTTTATTTATATATGGAGAAATCTTATGAAGGAAGTATTTCAAAAAAATCTTAA
- a CDS encoding phage tail protein, producing the protein MSEPFLAEIRIFAGNFAPRGWSFCGGQLLPISQNTALFSLIGTTYGGDGRTTTALPNLQGRAAMHPGRGPGLTTRRLGERGGSETVTLSEAQMPSHTHAMRASSEQASVSSPVGGVLATTVPSKMPYATASASNLVPMNLGGLETKGGGQAHNNMQPYLALNFIMALTGLFPSRG; encoded by the coding sequence ATGTCAGAACCATTTTTAGCAGAAATTAGAATATTTGCAGGAAATTTTGCCCCGAGAGGCTGGTCTTTTTGTGGCGGTCAATTATTACCAATTTCTCAAAATACAGCATTGTTTTCCTTGATTGGTACCACTTATGGTGGCGATGGCCGGACTACTACAGCTTTGCCAAATTTACAAGGTAGAGCTGCTATGCACCCGGGAAGAGGGCCTGGCCTCACGACAAGACGTTTGGGAGAAAGAGGGGGCTCTGAAACCGTAACATTGTCAGAGGCTCAAATGCCAAGTCATACTCATGCTATGCGAGCATCATCTGAGCAGGCTTCTGTTTCTAGTCCTGTAGGAGGAGTTTTGGCAACAACAGTTCCCTCTAAAATGCCTTATGCTACTGCAAGTGCAAGCAATCTTGTTCCTATGAACTTAGGAGGTTTAGAAACCAAAGGAGGAGGGCAAGCTCATAATAACATGCAGCCCTATTTGGCTCTAAATTTCATTATGGCTTTAACCGGCCTGTTTCCATCTAGAGGTTGA
- a CDS encoding phage tail protein, with protein sequence MAEPFVGEIRMFAGNFAPRGWAFCDGQLLAVSQNDALFSLLGTIYGGDGRTTFGLPDLRGRVPVHAGSGPGLSPRGLGAKSGSEKETITENQIPSHSHGGLEVTESFANSTQPIDAVLASNTTEKTYTKSTGSPVSMSSSAVSSVGGDSSHSNLMPFVCIHYIIALVGVYPSSH encoded by the coding sequence ATGGCAGAACCATTTGTTGGAGAAATAAGAATGTTTGCAGGGAATTTTGCTCCTCGAGGCTGGGCTTTTTGCGATGGTCAGTTACTGGCGGTATCACAGAATGACGCCCTTTTTTCATTACTTGGTACTATTTATGGTGGTGATGGACGAACCACCTTTGGCTTACCAGATTTAAGGGGAAGAGTTCCTGTTCATGCTGGTAGCGGTCCAGGTTTAAGTCCGCGAGGGCTTGGTGCTAAATCTGGCAGTGAGAAAGAAACCATAACGGAGAATCAGATTCCTTCTCATAGTCACGGAGGTTTAGAGGTTACAGAAAGTTTTGCCAATAGTACGCAGCCCATAGATGCAGTATTGGCGAGTAATACTACAGAAAAAACTTATACAAAATCTACAGGTTCTCCAGTTAGTATGAGTTCCTCCGCGGTATCCAGTGTTGGAGGCGATAGCTCGCACAGTAATCTTATGCCTTTTGTATGTATACATTATATCATTGCCCTTGTTGGTGTTTATCCATCTAGTCACTAA
- a CDS encoding phage tail protein — MSEPFLAEIKIVGFNFAPRGWAFCDGQILPINQNQSLFSLLGTTYGGDGRTSFALPDLRGRTPIHVGSSDGGFSHPLGQKSGEETHTLSAAELPTHIHEIMGSSSPGDSNVPDGKVLGVYSEELYRRNTGVLQKMSSSSNLNNGSGQAHNNMQPYLALNFCIALQGLFPSRN; from the coding sequence ATGTCAGAACCATTTTTAGCAGAAATTAAAATAGTTGGTTTCAATTTTGCCCCAAGAGGTTGGGCTTTTTGTGATGGACAAATTTTGCCTATCAATCAAAACCAATCCCTCTTTAGTTTATTGGGAACTACCTATGGTGGAGATGGTAGAACGTCTTTTGCTCTGCCTGATTTAAGAGGAAGAACACCTATTCATGTTGGGTCAAGCGATGGCGGTTTCTCTCACCCACTAGGACAAAAAAGTGGCGAGGAAACGCATACACTTTCAGCAGCGGAGTTACCGACTCATATACATGAGATAATGGGCTCTAGCTCACCAGGAGACTCTAATGTGCCTGACGGAAAGGTATTAGGGGTTTATTCAGAAGAATTATACAGAAGAAACACGGGCGTTTTGCAGAAAATGAGTTCTTCTTCTAATTTAAATAATGGGAGTGGGCAAGCTCATAATAATATGCAACCTTATTTAGCTTTAAATTTTTGTATTGCTTTACAGGGTCTTTTTCCATCTCGAAATTAA
- a CDS encoding beta strand repeat-containing protein: MKLNLLFITYLIGCAVSFNSYSQILKVTQSDSLIIDGLGDHLANPGDSIRYKVQIINESGQATGLMLDSTLINETYLDINAGSVHISPLARLDSYTAVGNIGISVDAGSGLLSNDLDIDSFKDAIKILKVGISYAVTQDTSTTFSTANGSKVNVKGNGSFTFMPAAGFTGIETFYYEISDGDSLTPNDKAQVNITVGGASEPLIWFVDATNGNDGTGDGTFDKPFKTLSPLNNDGTDLDKPGDIIYLYSGSYASTGVSSLTLEGNQKLIGQGVALNLSSYGITAPAYSANLPGVSSKPVISNSLGAGLLLGPNNQVMGLQVGNCATVAIENAGSQNVGDVKISDVDVINTSGSGVQLANGSGSGANIVFNIFQVTGPKGIDLTAVSGLFQVNSNVSNINSFVESIKITEGNGLTFTYPGSVNINSGALINISQSVNGSAYTFSNGNISSTSATGGVVLSNNQASTIVFNNPTVSITSTSQKGVLIQNSPTLVTTFNQTTLFSLKTSTFNGIEASNGGTLNISNGNVTTTTGMPVSLTDMALDVNLKEINADASTYGLYLKNTTGSFDVLGDASINRNNSGGIINNATADGVYLENATNVKLSNLNILNSARHGLYGKLASNLDLNACIIKDNGDAIDENGIHLLNFKGSGGGDCVIDNTLIEGSTENNIYVLNNIDQTGTDSLTISNSIVQKVSKTLGSNGILIEAGTEANVFALISNSNITDNRSFGLNAQSVGSGTLNVQVSNNIFNTLQTSSFEQVSGVFLGANALSNMTFDVNQNTIIASTGSGIVVNGFSSAFCSGLIGNNSIDPGANGIGIDVKALVNAAVTLTISNNTINNSLSGSFTNNSISDFYGNGLRLVSDEGTGSLHAQVLDNVVAVSNGINPSYAYSMQSGGALGATNSICVKLEGNGIDRGDALLEDYASFQNTGTVLNIEGLTPVTGGLAAEIESFILGTDLGPATAYVAPASGNYIVDYKQETCRKIP, translated from the coding sequence ATGAAACTAAACTTATTGTTTATAACCTACTTGATAGGTTGTGCGGTATCTTTTAATTCTTATTCTCAGATTTTAAAAGTAACGCAGTCTGATAGCCTTATTATAGATGGGCTTGGAGATCACCTAGCAAACCCTGGAGATAGTATAAGGTATAAGGTTCAAATCATAAATGAATCTGGTCAGGCTACTGGTCTTATGCTAGATTCCACCTTAATTAACGAAACGTATTTAGACATTAATGCTGGGAGTGTTCATATAAGCCCTTTGGCTAGGTTAGATTCTTATACGGCTGTTGGTAATATAGGCATCTCTGTGGATGCGGGAAGCGGTTTATTAAGCAATGATTTAGATATAGATTCCTTTAAGGATGCCATCAAGATACTTAAAGTAGGCATTAGCTATGCTGTAACACAAGATACCAGTACCACCTTTAGCACAGCAAATGGCTCAAAGGTGAATGTCAAAGGAAATGGCTCTTTTACTTTTATGCCGGCAGCAGGTTTTACCGGTATTGAAACATTTTATTACGAAATTTCTGATGGCGACTCTCTTACACCAAATGATAAAGCTCAAGTTAATATTACTGTGGGTGGAGCTTCCGAGCCTTTAATCTGGTTTGTAGATGCCACAAATGGTAATGACGGCACTGGCGATGGTACGTTTGATAAACCTTTCAAAACATTGAGTCCTCTTAATAATGACGGGACAGACCTAGACAAACCAGGCGATATTATATATCTATATTCAGGAAGTTATGCTTCCACAGGGGTTTCATCACTGACTTTAGAAGGAAATCAAAAACTGATAGGTCAAGGAGTGGCTTTGAATCTGAGTTCATATGGCATTACCGCACCTGCCTATAGTGCTAATTTGCCAGGTGTTTCTTCTAAGCCCGTTATTTCTAATTCGTTAGGTGCTGGATTGCTTCTTGGACCTAATAACCAAGTGATGGGTTTACAGGTAGGAAATTGTGCCACAGTAGCTATTGAGAACGCTGGCTCACAAAATGTAGGCGATGTGAAAATTTCGGATGTTGATGTAATAAATACGTCTGGCTCAGGAGTTCAGTTGGCAAATGGAAGTGGATCAGGAGCAAATATAGTTTTCAATATATTTCAAGTTACAGGACCTAAGGGGATAGATTTGACTGCCGTTTCAGGTCTGTTTCAAGTAAATTCGAATGTAAGTAATATAAATTCTTTCGTGGAATCTATTAAAATTACTGAAGGAAATGGCTTGACTTTTACCTACCCAGGAAGTGTTAATATCAATTCGGGAGCACTTATTAATATCTCACAAAGTGTAAATGGCTCTGCATATACTTTTAGTAACGGTAACATCAGCTCTACTTCAGCTACAGGGGGAGTGGTCTTATCTAACAATCAAGCATCAACCATAGTTTTCAATAATCCTACAGTAAGTATTACCTCAACTTCTCAGAAAGGAGTTCTTATTCAAAACAGCCCTACACTTGTTACCACATTTAATCAGACTACGCTATTTTCTTTAAAGACTTCTACTTTTAATGGCATAGAGGCGTCAAATGGAGGGACACTGAATATCTCTAATGGAAACGTAACTACTACTACAGGAATGCCCGTCTCGCTTACTGATATGGCTCTTGACGTTAACTTAAAAGAAATAAATGCCGATGCGTCTACTTATGGCTTGTACTTAAAAAACACTACAGGAAGTTTTGATGTGTTGGGTGATGCTTCTATAAATAGGAATAACAGTGGCGGAATAATAAACAATGCCACAGCTGACGGTGTATATCTAGAAAACGCAACGAATGTCAAACTTTCAAATTTGAATATTCTTAATTCGGCAAGGCATGGTTTATATGGCAAATTGGCGAGTAACTTAGACCTGAATGCCTGTATAATTAAGGATAACGGTGACGCTATTGACGAAAACGGTATTCATTTATTGAACTTTAAAGGTTCTGGTGGGGGCGATTGTGTTATTGATAACACCTTGATAGAGGGCTCTACGGAAAACAATATTTATGTTCTAAATAATATTGACCAAACAGGAACAGATAGCTTAACTATAAGTAATTCAATTGTCCAAAAAGTAAGTAAAACTTTGGGCTCAAACGGGATTCTTATTGAAGCTGGTACGGAAGCTAATGTATTTGCCTTGATTTCAAATTCTAATATAACAGATAATAGAAGCTTCGGCTTGAATGCTCAATCTGTAGGAAGTGGAACACTTAATGTGCAGGTTAGTAATAATATCTTCAATACGCTTCAAACAAGCAGTTTTGAGCAGGTAAGTGGAGTTTTCTTAGGGGCAAACGCACTAAGTAATATGACTTTTGATGTCAATCAAAATACTATAATTGCTAGTACTGGAAGTGGTATTGTTGTCAATGGATTTAGCTCAGCGTTTTGCTCTGGTCTTATAGGTAATAATTCCATAGACCCTGGTGCAAACGGTATAGGAATTGATGTGAAAGCATTGGTAAATGCTGCAGTAACCCTTACCATTTCTAATAATACCATTAACAATAGCCTCTCTGGGTCATTTACTAATAACTCTATTTCAGATTTTTATGGAAACGGATTACGATTAGTTTCTGATGAAGGTACAGGTAGCTTACATGCTCAGGTTTTGGATAATGTAGTGGCAGTAAGTAATGGAATAAATCCTAGTTATGCATATTCTATGCAGTCAGGTGGTGCCTTGGGTGCTACAAACTCTATTTGCGTTAAACTTGAAGGCAATGGAATTGATAGAGGAGACGCATTATTAGAAGATTACGCCTCTTTTCAAAATACCGGTACGGTCTTAAATATAGAGGGCCTTACACCAGTTACTGGAGGCTTAGCGGCAGAAATAGAAAGCTTTATTTTAGGAACAGATTTAGGTCCAGCTACGGCATACGTGGCTCCAGCCTCAGGAAATTATATAGTAGATTATAAGCAGGAAACCTGCCGAAAAATACCTTAA
- the sppA gene encoding signal peptide peptidase SppA: MLQFFKYVLATVAGLFVFFLLSLFLLIGIGSMFSSADSTVTVKEKSVLKINLNQIILEDAPEDDPFAMIFEDGPGKVGLISLKSAIRNAQEDPSIKGIYLDSGYPQASFGTLEELRNVLKEFKESGKFIYAYSEVMSEQAVYINSVADRIFLNKAGGLEFNGLYGEVTFYKGLFDKIGVKPLIFKVGDYKSAVEPFIRTNMSDANREQVTSYINSIAGHIYHQVAESRGLTDEEVKAVLDENISSAEDALDRKVVTDIVYFDEFEAALRKVLEIKEDDKINFISAEKYGKAKKMIKSGDRNQRIAVIIGQGSIVSGEGSNEVIASESWIAELRKAVKDDKVKAIVLRINSGGGSALASDIMWREIQIAKKEKPVYASMGDYAASGGYYMAMGCDTIFANPTTITGSIGIFGMLVNAEELLNNKLGVTFDGVESHEHSNFPSVVGEMSDVEKMMIQKGVNEGYEKFTSKAAEGRNMAIEDLKAIASGRVWTGLQAKENGLVDILGSLEDAIQMAAENVGIEDDFQVRYYPKAKSDIELIMEKISEQSSLKLDQKLGILAPYLKEINELQKMDKLQARMPYEIKIK; this comes from the coding sequence ATGCTTCAATTCTTCAAGTACGTATTGGCCACAGTGGCAGGTTTATTTGTGTTTTTTCTCCTGTCTCTTTTTCTTCTGATAGGTATAGGTTCAATGTTTTCTAGTGCTGACTCTACAGTAACTGTTAAGGAAAAATCTGTTTTAAAGATAAACCTTAATCAGATTATTCTTGAAGACGCTCCTGAAGATGATCCTTTTGCTATGATTTTTGAAGATGGACCTGGTAAAGTGGGTTTAATTAGTCTAAAATCGGCTATACGAAATGCTCAAGAAGACCCAAGCATCAAAGGTATTTATTTAGATTCGGGATACCCTCAGGCGAGCTTTGGTACATTAGAAGAGCTTAGAAATGTATTGAAAGAATTTAAGGAGTCGGGTAAATTTATTTATGCCTATTCAGAGGTAATGTCAGAGCAGGCGGTTTATATCAACTCTGTTGCAGACAGAATCTTCCTAAATAAAGCAGGCGGTCTAGAATTTAACGGTTTATACGGTGAAGTGACTTTTTACAAAGGCCTTTTTGATAAAATTGGTGTGAAACCATTGATTTTTAAAGTTGGAGATTATAAAAGTGCTGTAGAGCCATTTATTAGAACTAACATGTCTGATGCTAATCGCGAGCAAGTAACGTCATATATAAATTCTATCGCAGGTCATATCTATCACCAAGTAGCCGAATCTCGTGGATTGACAGATGAAGAAGTAAAAGCGGTATTAGATGAAAATATTAGCTCTGCAGAAGATGCACTTGACAGAAAAGTGGTTACTGATATAGTTTACTTTGACGAGTTTGAAGCCGCTCTAAGGAAAGTGTTAGAAATAAAAGAAGACGATAAGATCAACTTTATTTCTGCTGAGAAATATGGTAAGGCAAAAAAGATGATTAAAAGCGGCGATAGGAATCAGCGAATTGCTGTAATAATAGGGCAAGGAAGCATAGTTTCTGGTGAAGGCTCTAACGAAGTGATAGCTTCTGAAAGCTGGATTGCTGAACTAAGAAAAGCAGTTAAGGACGATAAAGTAAAAGCGATAGTTTTGAGAATAAACTCTGGTGGAGGTAGTGCTTTGGCGTCTGATATTATGTGGAGAGAAATTCAGATCGCTAAAAAGGAAAAGCCTGTATATGCAAGTATGGGCGATTATGCCGCATCAGGAGGATATTATATGGCGATGGGCTGTGATACGATTTTTGCCAACCCAACGACTATCACGGGTTCAATAGGTATTTTTGGAATGTTGGTTAATGCGGAAGAATTACTTAATAATAAATTGGGTGTAACTTTTGATGGCGTAGAATCTCATGAGCATTCAAACTTCCCTTCAGTAGTAGGCGAGATGTCTGATGTAGAGAAAATGATGATTCAAAAGGGTGTAAATGAAGGTTATGAAAAGTTTACATCAAAAGCTGCTGAAGGACGAAATATGGCAATAGAAGATTTGAAAGCTATTGCCAGCGGTCGAGTTTGGACAGGGCTTCAGGCAAAAGAGAATGGATTAGTAGATATTCTAGGAAGTTTAGAGGATGCTATTCAAATGGCGGCTGAAAATGTAGGTATTGAAGATGATTTTCAAGTCAGGTATTACCCAAAAGCTAAAAGCGATATAGAACTTATTATGGAGAAAATATCAGAACAGAGCAGTCTTAAGTTGGACCAAAAGTTAGGCATTTTAGCTCCTTATTTAAAAGAGATAAACGAGCTGCAGAAAATGGACAAATTGCAGGCTAGAATGCCTTATGAGATTAAGATAAAGTAA
- a CDS encoding regulatory protein RecX: MFLLISGILQTQNSISTILMDRGIFLKACNFCVYQERTQEEVRQRLRDWTVYGEEAEEIISELIQENFINEERFSKVYAGSKFRVKKWGRRKILLELKRRGLTDYCIKKGMAEIDEEEYFLVLQALLHKKLHALRSESNPFVKNQKAAKYAMQKGYESGLIWEILKKND, translated from the coding sequence ATGTTTTTATTGATAAGTGGTATTTTGCAGACACAAAACAGTATTTCAACAATTTTAATGGACAGAGGTATATTCCTTAAGGCTTGTAATTTTTGTGTTTATCAAGAAAGAACGCAAGAAGAAGTTAGACAAAGACTAAGAGATTGGACTGTCTATGGAGAAGAGGCCGAAGAAATCATTTCTGAATTAATTCAAGAGAACTTCATTAATGAAGAGCGATTTTCTAAAGTTTATGCCGGTAGTAAGTTTAGGGTTAAGAAATGGGGACGAAGAAAAATTTTACTGGAATTAAAAAGACGTGGCCTTACTGATTATTGTATAAAAAAAGGGATGGCCGAAATTGACGAAGAAGAGTACTTTCTGGTGCTACAAGCTTTGCTTCATAAGAAGCTACACGCCTTAAGATCCGAATCAAACCCCTTTGTCAAAAACCAAAAAGCAGCTAAGTACGCCATGCAAAAAGGTTATGAAAGTGGCTTAATTTGGGAAATATTGAAGAAAAACGACTAA
- a CDS encoding GMC family oxidoreductase, protein MKYDYIIVGAGSAGCVLANRLSANPANHVLLLEAGGPDRKLEIHIPAGYAKLHRTKVDSGYYTEPQKHILNRKLYLPRGKVLGGCSSTNAMAYVRGNKEDYNDWAAAGNKGWTYEDVLPYFKKSEHNEDHQDQYHGSGGELNVTFNQSFGTPFSQAFIDASIEQGFELNPDYNGASQKGVGKFQFSIKDSKRHSAVGAFLKPAFKRKNLTIITRATVRKVIIENDKAKGVEVELGKNNVQTFLAEKDVVLSAGSFVSPQLLMLSGIGEKSQLEKHGVTCIKELNGVGKNLQDHLFYGVSGLANTQEGQNHHLSLFNQTKDFIQYLFTKKGALTIGPLESVAFGSTANSPNRIDYQLHFAAINIGNDYTVDLYNHKTLPLQDGFTILPTLLRPKSRGEVSLKSSNPFDQAIIQPNFLSEEEDRLLLLNAGKKALEILHSNAFSKHMKAHLTPPDYSSDEAFMDHILKQVETVYHPVGTCKMGIDDMAVVDPNLRVKGIENLRVIDGSIMPTIVSGNTNAPIYMIAEKGADLILNG, encoded by the coding sequence ATGAAATACGACTACATAATAGTGGGAGCTGGGAGTGCTGGATGCGTTTTGGCCAATAGACTTTCTGCAAACCCAGCGAATCATGTTTTGCTTTTAGAAGCTGGTGGACCCGACCGAAAGCTAGAAATTCATATTCCTGCAGGTTACGCCAAACTGCATAGAACTAAAGTGGACAGCGGCTATTACACCGAACCTCAAAAGCACATACTAAATAGAAAACTATACCTTCCTAGGGGGAAAGTGCTTGGCGGCTGTAGCTCTACCAATGCCATGGCCTATGTGCGAGGAAACAAAGAAGATTATAACGACTGGGCAGCTGCAGGCAATAAAGGGTGGACTTATGAAGATGTACTTCCCTATTTCAAAAAGTCAGAGCATAATGAAGACCATCAAGACCAATACCATGGTAGCGGTGGCGAACTAAATGTTACTTTTAATCAGAGTTTTGGTACCCCATTTTCACAAGCTTTTATAGATGCCTCGATAGAGCAGGGCTTTGAACTAAACCCTGATTATAATGGAGCTTCTCAAAAAGGCGTAGGGAAATTTCAATTCAGCATAAAAGATAGTAAAAGGCACAGTGCCGTAGGGGCATTTTTAAAACCAGCCTTTAAGAGAAAGAACCTCACCATTATCACGAGAGCAACGGTTCGGAAAGTCATAATAGAAAATGATAAAGCAAAAGGTGTTGAAGTAGAACTGGGAAAGAACAACGTCCAAACCTTCCTAGCCGAAAAAGACGTCGTACTATCTGCGGGCTCATTTGTTTCCCCACAACTGTTGATGCTTTCTGGAATTGGAGAGAAAAGTCAATTAGAAAAACATGGCGTTACATGTATTAAGGAACTAAACGGCGTCGGGAAAAATCTGCAAGACCATCTCTTTTATGGTGTTAGTGGCTTAGCCAATACCCAAGAAGGTCAAAATCACCATTTGTCCCTATTTAATCAAACAAAAGATTTCATTCAATACCTCTTTACAAAAAAAGGAGCTTTAACCATTGGCCCACTTGAGTCCGTGGCTTTTGGCAGCACCGCAAATAGTCCAAACAGAATTGACTATCAATTACACTTTGCGGCTATAAACATTGGCAACGATTACACAGTAGACCTTTACAATCACAAAACACTTCCTTTACAAGATGGCTTCACTATTTTACCTACCCTTTTAAGACCCAAAAGCCGTGGGGAAGTAAGCCTCAAAAGCTCTAACCCTTTTGACCAAGCAATTATTCAACCCAATTTCCTATCGGAAGAGGAAGACAGATTGCTACTTCTGAATGCCGGTAAGAAAGCTCTTGAAATCTTACATTCTAATGCCTTCTCAAAACACATGAAGGCACATTTGACTCCGCCAGATTATAGCTCGGATGAGGCATTCATGGACCACATTCTTAAACAAGTAGAAACAGTTTACCATCCAGTGGGTACTTGCAAAATGGGAATAGATGATATGGCTGTAGTTGACCCTAATTTAAGGGTAAAGGGAATAGAAAATCTACGAGTAATTGACGGCTCTATTATGCCAACTATAGTCTCTGGCAATACCAATGCCCCTATTTATATGATAGCAGAAAAAGGAGCAGACCTCATTTTAAATGGATAA
- a CDS encoding sterol desaturase family protein, whose product MENIINYFGSIPTLHRTIILVGGIAFFWILESVAPLFDFKYKKTKHAGLNIFFTLTTILVNFPLAFILVKSSDWAVASDFGIINWLPEMPIWAYALLGLMLLDLIGAYFIHWLEHQVKWMWMFHLIHHSDLNVDTTSANRHHPGESVFRFIFTTIAVVITGAPMWMVFMYQSISVVLSQFNHANISLPKSVNNILSYFIVTPNMHHVHHHYTQPYTDSNYGNIFAIWDRVFGTFRNLEKSQLIYGIDTYMSPEENEHIGPLLKIPFGAYREPENEKFKTKQ is encoded by the coding sequence TTGGAAAATATCATCAACTACTTTGGGAGCATTCCAACCCTACATAGAACCATAATACTGGTAGGAGGTATTGCTTTCTTTTGGATTTTGGAGTCCGTTGCTCCACTATTTGACTTTAAATATAAAAAAACTAAACATGCAGGCCTCAATATTTTCTTTACCCTAACCACCATTCTGGTCAACTTCCCATTGGCTTTTATACTGGTAAAGTCGTCAGACTGGGCTGTCGCAAGTGATTTTGGCATAATAAATTGGCTTCCAGAAATGCCAATATGGGCATATGCCCTTTTAGGATTAATGCTTCTAGATTTAATTGGAGCATATTTTATTCACTGGTTAGAACATCAAGTAAAATGGATGTGGATGTTTCATTTAATACATCACTCTGACCTAAACGTTGACACTACTTCGGCCAATAGACATCATCCTGGAGAAAGCGTTTTCCGCTTTATTTTCACCACCATTGCCGTGGTTATCACAGGAGCTCCCATGTGGATGGTATTTATGTATCAGTCTATCTCTGTGGTGCTTTCCCAGTTTAATCATGCAAATATTAGCTTACCAAAAAGCGTTAATAATATACTTAGTTATTTTATAGTAACGCCCAACATGCACCATGTACACCATCATTATACCCAACCGTATACTGACTCTAATTATGGTAATATTTTCGCAATTTGGGACAGAGTCTTTGGAACATTTAGAAATCTCGAAAAAAGTCAACTAATTTACGGGATAGACACTTATATGTCTCCAGAAGAAAATGAACACATAGGCCCGCTTCTTAAAATTCCTTTTGGAGCATATAGGGAGCCTGAAAACGAAAAATTTAAAACAAAACAGTGA